The proteins below are encoded in one region of Thermosulfurimonas marina:
- a CDS encoding FumA C-terminus/TtdB family hydratase beta subunit has protein sequence MDKRKLVFPLQDRHLLRDLRPGELLSLSGRLLAARDATHRRIIELLERGEPLPVDLEGQAFYYVGPSPAPPGRVIGSAGPTTAYRMDAYTPRLLALGLAATIGKGPRGAEVREAIVRYGAVYLATFGGAGAYLSQKIRAARVLAFPELGPEALFELEVEDFPAIVINPPTGGDYYEEVRRRARSLR, from the coding sequence ATGGATAAGCGAAAATTGGTCTTTCCCCTTCAGGATCGCCATCTCTTGCGAGATCTTCGGCCCGGGGAATTGCTTTCCCTTTCTGGAAGGTTGCTCGCCGCCCGAGACGCCACCCATCGGAGGATCATCGAACTTCTGGAAAGAGGAGAGCCCCTCCCGGTGGACCTTGAGGGCCAGGCCTTCTATTATGTGGGGCCCAGCCCGGCTCCTCCGGGAAGGGTCATCGGCTCCGCCGGGCCCACCACGGCTTACCGCATGGACGCCTACACCCCGAGGCTTCTGGCCCTGGGGCTTGCGGCCACCATCGGCAAGGGCCCTCGAGGGGCGGAGGTGCGGGAGGCCATAGTGCGCTACGGGGCCGTGTATCTGGCCACCTTTGGCGGAGCCGGAGCCTATCTTTCCCAAAAGATCCGGGCCGCCCGGGTGCTGGCCTTTCCGGAACTGGGCCCGGAGGCCCTTTTTGAACTGGAGGTGGAGGACTTTCCGGCCATCGTCATCAACCCCCCCACCGGAGGCGATTACTACGAGGAGGTAAGGCGGCGTGCCCGTAGCCTGCGGTGA